tatgtgacccaaatccaaatctcaacggaatcgaaatgtgtctctaaccacgggtacattgattgtggcgtggtctgagatgcatttccatgacgttgcaaattcttttcataaggaatgagacgagcctcgacaagcaaaaatgtacaaagtgcggggccctctaaatgtatatatataaaaatacttagaattcgggacatgccgtttagcgaatttcatggctttccccaaaataacaatacgctagttgctttaagcgcgcctctaataatttattttccttaactcgggtgcacatttatgtgacccaaatccaaatctcaaccgagtcgagatatgtcaacaatcacgtgtacattgatgtaacatgattcgaggtatgttttcacgacgttgcaattccttgtaaaaataataataatggttatgaaagcggtaaaaagttaaaatttgcacataagttcatatttgtataaaatcagataatcaagccgaatataacagttgagcgaccgtgctagaaccacggaactcgggaatgcctaacaccttctcccgggttaacagaattccttatccagatttctggtacgcagactgtaatatggagtcattcttttcctcgattcgggatcaaaattggtgacttgggacaccctaaacctcccaagtggcgactctgaaataaataaaccaatcccgtttcgattgtcctttaattggaaaaaactcccttgcgccctcgcgggtgcggaaaaaggaggtgtgacatgtatTACAAGTAGATTACTATAACAAAGGTACAACACAACTAAGGACATATGGTAACACAATGCTGGAAACTGGTCCTTCGTTCtgttgttcttatcataactcttccctcccacaactaAGGCATGcaaaattttttgaattttaatttaataaaataatttggactatattagtctaaataaatattatgggctaatataattagaTTAACTATATTAGTCTaatatgaattaaataaataagtctaaATCTATTGAGCTAGCCCATTTAATCACTTCATTAGGTCCAATATGATATCTTTCTAGAGGCCCAATTTGGTGCCACGTGTCTAATGACGTGGCATGCCAAGTCAAATGGAAGTGCCAAGAGGATCATGTCGTGTGTCAAATGATAAGGCATGCCACGGAaaattaaaaggccaatgaaactgCGCCACGTGTGCCAGTGACATGTTCTAGACAATCAAATGTAGCTTTGTCATACTTCAATTTGATTgatcggaaagagtttgttcttatcataactcttccctcccacaactataaataggggtcttcataacccagaaaagggaccagaagttataacaagaagacacaagggagctcgtggatcaaatgcCACAATTCTCTGCAAACTGCAAGTGTTCAAGCATTCAAGTACTTCAACACAAatttcaagtattcaagatcaagaacgaagtcaaGTCAAATATAAGGCAttcaagatcaaggctacttATTCGTGGTAAATTTTGTGGCAAAAATTAAAGTGTTCGCAACGGAtaaatcaaattcaaattcaagatcaagctcaaaggacCTTgaatttactattgaaaagaagaattcgaggaatcatagagattgtaacattCAAATATTTGAAATCAATACTacaattgttgcaatatttttcggtcttgatttttattttctcGATGCAATTTATTATCTACAAGTACAAATTAACTCCAACTCATTACACTATTGTTTACATCAAAAAAGAATATTCcttttatattcttctctctcttctatattatattatttcttattttataaaaaattccttttttttaaatattcATCCCATATAATTCATATTTCTTTCTTATGTAACCATTTAATATAAATTTATTTTATACCATAAATTTTTGAATAATATAAATTATAAGCAAatattaacttataattttatataaaaataaaatatacaaaaattaatttataaaaattatacaccaaaattaaaatataaaattaatgtTATAAAGATATTATATAAAAAGTATAAGTAATTACAAAATTCATAATATGTTAAATAAAAAGTGTTATATAGTTAAAGGTAATAATAAAATATTGATAAATAATAATGGTATTGATTAATAGTGTTACACCAAATTTGATATAACACTATTTTTACACTAAAATAATGTAAGAAATAATATTGGGTTTGagcaccaaaacaccaaattttaCACCAATGCAGCGTTTGGCGGCAAAAATGGCCCCAACGAAAGCGtaaaagccaaaaacaaaaagAGTAAAGTAAAATAAAGAGAACGATGCTTACTCCAATCTGATAAGctcactttcttttcacactGTTTGAGAGGTTTGAACCAATAATGGTGGGCTACAGAAAAAGCAAAGACTAATGGCAGAAAGATGAGAATAATGAGGTGTATAAAGGAGTGAAAAAGGGACAAAACTTAGGTACAGAAAGTACAAAAGCCGTGCAAAAGTGTCCAAAAACCATAACCAGCATGTGGTTGGCACTATGATTTTGCCGTACCCCAATAGCCCACTGTTGGAATATGGAAATAGAAAATTGACAGCTACCCCTTAAAACATTTTTTAATTCTTTTATATCTATGTGACCACATGTTTCATATCTGTTAAGCCACTGAATAATACTAAAATGTTTCCAATATTACCTAACGACAGAAAGCAAATCTTCCAActtttatttttcctagacaTATGTTGGGTGTCTTTTTCCAATTTCATTAAATAAAGATACAAATGACATTCTTTCAAGATTAATTAGTGAATAAGATTTATCATCTATCGAATTGTTTGTTCACATATTGGGCTGCTTATCGGATGGATTGggcggttatttactcttaacaGTTTGATTTAACGATTATCGGCTTTTAAATGTGTTAATCCGCTAGCCACCCGATAAAATATCGGACGGATTGGTAATGGTTTGCCTCTTATCGGACGATTTATCAGCCTAATTCAACCTATATTGTACGCTACAAAAAAATGACAGTAGAATGGGAGATAGTAGCAAGATAACCTTTTTGGGGCATTTGCAGCAATTTAAGGGCATAAATTCGAAGGTAGATGGTATCATTAGCAAGATTTAAGACTTCATGTTAGTTAGACAGTACAATTTATCCATATAGATCATATGGTTCTTCTTTGTTTGTTGTGGAAGCTTATTGTTTCCCATAATCACGAGCATATACTAAAACAATATATAATTTAATGTTAAAGTAGAGACCGCAAGTTCAGATAAAATTTTCTATTTGTGAATTCATAATTCAAAATTAATAAGCAACTGAAGAATATAATATTACGCAGTGCACAAAAGAACATATCGGAATGTAAAAAAAACATCTTCATGCAGTTCATACTTTTCACATTTTCCCTAACTTTTATCTAAATTGCCTGGAACAGAATTACAGAAGGGTCAagggtttttattttatttttatatttaatatatatatagataaaaataaattttatatatatatatatatatatatatatatatatatatatattcttaatggattaacggattatccgttaagaaaattgaataattcgCTCCCAAATCGATAAGtcgttaataaaaaaaattcaattcgtTTCTCGTCCGTTAAGCCGTTAACCCGTTACCAATCGGCCATTAAAATTTGAGAAGGTGAATAATGCTAATTTTACATAATTATGGCCATAAAAAATCTCCATATTCCAAGGTCGAAAAACGCCTCACGAAAATTAAgtttaagaagaagaaaaaaggattAGTCCTTATCATTTTGTTTATTCCTAGTAAATATCGCACGGTTCAAAAGCATATCTTGGAAAAGGTAGgttaaaatagaaaagaagaaaaagacttGGTCCTTATCTTATTGTCGTCCTAGCTATCACGTTGTATCCCATGATAAACTgctatgctggaatatttttagGGGAAATTACGCTGAcacaataaatatatataaattatttattatctacaattatatttttagaaaattaatatttgtagttatatttatagaTAATTCACCAATAGTACTAAaacaaaaaattaattatttttaactgAAATAAGAGAACAACAAACTCTTATAGTAAGTAGATTAGACCACTAGCTTATATAAGAGAAGATCTTTAGTTCCAGGCTCAACGAgaacattatatttttttttgtatatctgtattttatcttgattttattcgTGTCACAAATGAACAATATCAAGACGAATACAGTCGATAAAGGTTGGATCCTTTGTATATATTCCTGTATTTTGCTTTAGTGTATTTTTGTATGAACGAATACAGTTGATATAGGTTGTATTCCTTGCGCAAACAAATATAGTTGACACATACTGTATTCGTTGCGCAAACGAATATAAGTGATACAAGCTGGTAACAATTGAATAGTAGCTACAAATAGTAATTAGACAAACTACTGTATGCTTGCATataaaacttttaaaataaaatacaattacATCGAGGGTGTGTTTGGTAAAACGAAAAATATTTTGCATGGAAAACaggtagtaatcttattcatttttcggtgtttggtatgcaaattaaggaaaataacttctcaagagtattcataaataatttagatataataaacatgaagttATAAACTTTCAAATCAACAACCTTCTGAACCCACCAATTTCATAAAatttcgaaccgctaaactttcgaaaCCGCGGAATTTCGAACTCGTAAACTTtgaaacttgtaaaattttgaacctttaaactGATAAGTAAAAAAACTAAAacagaaaaatatatttaaaaagtattttttctcggaggggggggggggcagaaaaatgaaaagaaatagaaatttgaaattataaaaaaaaagtaattttttttgtgCGAGGTGGGGGGAGGGTGGGAGTGGgagtgggtggtgcagaaaaataaaaaaaaatagaaatttgaaattacaaaaaaaatataattactTTTGGGGGGGTGGAGGGTGGGGTGGAGGGatagtagggtgggtggtaacggaaaaactgaaaattgaaaaaaaaaaaatggagatTGGGTgggggggtggggtgggttggtgagggtggggaaggttaaaaaggagttttggaaaatattttctcttcttttgataagaaaaatatttttctccaattgaaaaaaaaataagttcataaggaaaatattttccacaaTATTTAAGCCAatcaaatataaaaaattaaaaaatatgttCCTTCGTAACAAACACGCCCTCACTTCCTTCCCGAAATAGTCAATGGAGTAATCATCTTTCTAGGTGAAAAAATGGAACATATAATTAACTTCTTTTCTATATAATCATGGTTCTCGAGGCAACTCGCACATTTCAATTAGTTTCACTGATTATCTGCTGTCTTCCATCAACACCAATATTAAATTACTCTATCAACTAATGCCTTAAAAAATTACCTAATATTTTTATTGTAACGTAACACGTTTTTTAATTATAATTAGTGACGTAAAATTCAAGTccaacaatttaaaaaaaaaaaatcatggaTGGTCTAGAATTGAGTGAAATTCaaatatagccagatttacaaatgGTAATagaaatagtcacagtttcaaaagtaatcgaaatttagccacttttaatataaagataaatctgaacgaaaacaatgtttaaaatccaaaaaatattccagcataatatactgtagtttgaattttttacatgtgaacttccagcataatatattagagttccatcataatatactggagttccaacataaagTACTGAAAGTTCATGCATAGGTGCTCCAATCTCTGGtttattatgctagaactttccgtgtactggagttccagtataatatacttgaagttcatacacagatgcTCAAATCTCCAGtgtattatgctggaagttcatacacatgtgtcTCAATCtccggtatattatgctggaactttccatatgctggagtttcagcataatatgctgaaagttcatacacTAGTGTACCAatttctagtatattatgctggaatttttcgTATTGCAGTAAAATAATaactattttttaataattttacaaataatgtctattttttaattatcaatccgaaaactggccAGGGATTGCTATTTTCACTCTATAATTTGATATTCTTAGGACTCTCCTCCACCTCCCAATgtatttcctcaaaatattcaatgCATTGGTCTTTATCACCACCAGTCACCATTACTCCTTCACAGCCATCCAAAATTTCTATCTTCATATTCATTTGGGTGGTCACTATTGATGGTGAGAAATTCTAAGGATTCccaattttgtttgttttattcttCACATTTATATAAAACCCCTTTTTTACTTTTGGTGGGGCCCTTTTTTCTGCTCTTTTTATTCTCTACAAACCAAACACTCCTCAGTTTCCTCTTCATATTCCTCTGTTTCTCTTTCTCTCCTCTTTTGTCTTCagttttttttggtattttcgtGATTTTATAGAAACAATGGGGGCTGAAGAGGCAGAGAAAAAGACCATCATCTTCACCTACGGAACACTAAAAAGGGGATTCTCAAATCACGTGCTGTTACAGGACATGATTGCCGCCGGCGACGCTTCTTTTCTCGGCGTTTATCAAACCGCCGATCGTCTTCCCCTTGTTTGTGGGCCCTACAGGGTACCTTTCCTTCTCAATTTCCCGGGCTCCGGCGAGCGCGTGTGGGGCGAGCTGTACGCGGTTTCCGCGCGTGGGTTGGTTCGTATGGACGAACTGGAAGGAATTACTCGGGCCCATTACGAGAGGCTACCCATCAAAGTCCAACAACAGGCCCAGGCCCAGCCCGAGGTAACGACGGCGGAAGCGTATTATGCACACAGAAATTATGCGGAGGCGCTGTGGAAGAGGAATGGGGAAAAGGGTTACAGTTGTTATTCTGAGAAAGAGGCGAAAGGGTACGTGAAACGTAAAGATAGGCCTCAACATTTGACATTTTTGGAGCAAATTGGGCTTTTTATTTCTTCATCAGCAGATCAAAAAGATAATCCCAATTCTTGTTATTGCAACAAACATCTTCCAGCTGCTTCAGTTCCTATTAATCTTGTTAATCATTAAAACATGTATTAGTATTAGTTTTTAGTTTTAATTAGGAACTGATAAGGGTTAATCTTGTTTTATGTGCTACTGCTAATAATTGTTAGATCAATAGCTGTTGATGCTAAACGTGTTACAGAATCCTCTTCTGTTTCTGTGCTATGCAAATGATTTGAGTTAATTGAACCATGAATTCGTTTGCTGCATATGAAGCGACAATTTACTAGCTCTTTGTTATGACTTTTTTCTTATAACGGTTAATCATCTGCATCTAAAATTCAATTATATGGAAATGGATGTATGAATTTTCAGGAGATATGGTAGGATACTCCTTTCTCTCCATAATAACTGtcttttttaccttttattttgATCTAAAATAAGTGACTTTTTACGTGGAATTAATTTCTAAACTTTGCCCTTGTTTACAAATTTCAGTATGTAAGTTAATAATATGCTAATTTTAATTAAGAGTAATTTAGTTTTCTACAAGTTAGTATTTTTGTAAGGTGTttgccaaaaacaaaaaaaatcacttattatGGATCGAGTAGCTCATAATAAAACTGACGATTGGTAGGATGTATTAGGGAAAATAATGCATGTGTAGTTTTGGTATTATTAAATACTTTGCTTGATAGTGTTTTTCAACCTATAGTTATACGCCTTATTCAACATTATTTTTATACATAACAAACCATGGCATTAGTATCATAATTTTTAATACATAGATAAGTATGTATAAAGAGAGAATCGTTCTTTCAAAACCTTTTAATACACCAAATCAACTAATTCTAACATAATTAATCTTAACATTATGAATCTCAACATTACTAATGCACTATATTTAATAATACTAGTCTAAGAATACGCGCGTTGTGCGTGTACCCCATCTTAGTGagtataaaaaaattaaaaattacataaaaatatattataaaataaaaatttaaagaacTCCGTGTAAGTTTTCGAAATGATGAttgttgaccgttgattatattaAGCTAACTtaatataatcaagaaaaaaactATACCATAGAACTTCTCAATCATCACAATACAAAATGAAAAGGACAAGAATAtgagaaaataaatttttctaCCATCAATGATACCTTTAACCAAACACCCTAAAGTTGAATACTGGTTATTCCTAAATATATTTGTTACATGAAGGTGTAAGACGCAAGAAAAAGTAAATCACATTTTCTCTACACAAAAATTTGGAGAAAGAACAAAGACAGAAGAGGACACATTGACTTATTTTATTCTCCATTAAAATAAACACATAGATCCATCTTTTAAaggtgtaaaaaaaaaaaaaaaaaaaaagcaaaatgtATTTCGCTAAGAGCCATCCTATTCAATGAATGTAAAATTTATAAATATTACTCTTTCTTTTCAATTTAGATGATATAGTTTGACTTGACacaaaatttaaagaagaaaaaaaaattgaaatatatGGTTCTAAAAGCTTAAGGGGCAAAAGCTGTGTGGAGccataatatttgtgtggttataaaagtttttCAATAAGAGTAAAGTAGGTCAAATGAAAAGTTCAAAGTTGAAT
This sequence is a window from Nicotiana sylvestris chromosome 3, ASM39365v2, whole genome shotgun sequence. Protein-coding genes within it:
- the LOC104220454 gene encoding putative gamma-glutamylcyclotransferase At3g02910, with protein sequence MGAEEAEKKTIIFTYGTLKRGFSNHVLLQDMIAAGDASFLGVYQTADRLPLVCGPYRVPFLLNFPGSGERVWGELYAVSARGLVRMDELEGITRAHYERLPIKVQQQAQAQPEVTTAEAYYAHRNYAEALWKRNGEKGYSCYSEKEAKGYVKRKDRPQHLTFLEQIGLFISSSADQKDNPNSCYCNKHLPAASVPINLVNH